In Bacteroides coprosuis DSM 18011, the following are encoded in one genomic region:
- a CDS encoding hypothetical protein (KEGG: mxa:MXAN_6227 putative lipoprotein~SPTR: Putative uncharacterized protein;~IMG reference gene:2504107417): MCKNKKSQRVFITFFIVVLLLGMGYGMLQFPFKQLNINCHSLLSKTSNSFTLVDINDEEWDSVYIAGPYNNLEDIDNSLDWKYKRKVSFIASSDTECILFFLRKGELIHYAVIPRKQVDFSLLDDLFLSKKNALYVDNHTVHLKALN, translated from the coding sequence ATGTGTAAAAACAAAAAATCACAACGGGTTTTTATCACTTTTTTCATTGTTGTACTTCTACTGGGTATGGGGTATGGTATGCTACAATTCCCCTTTAAGCAACTAAATATAAATTGTCATTCTCTTCTATCTAAAACGAGTAACTCCTTTACTTTAGTAGATATTAATGATGAAGAATGGGATTCTGTTTACATTGCAGGACCTTACAACAACCTCGAAGATATAGATAACTCACTAGACTGGAAGTATAAAAGAAAGGTCAGTTTTATCGCCTCTAGTGATACGGAGTGTATCTTATTCTTTCTTAGAAAAGGAGAGCTAATTCATTATGCTGTTATTCCTCGTAAGCAAGTAGATTTTAGTTTGCTAGATGATCTTTTTCTATCCAAAAAAAACGCACTATATGTAGATAATCATACAGTGCATTTAAAAGCCCTAAACTAA